Below is a window of Undibacterium sp. YM2 DNA.
CCTGGCGGGATTTATTGCCGTATTGATTGACGCTCAACTGCTGTAGTTCAAACCGTAGTGCGCAGGGCAAGACGCAGGTCGTCACCGCAGGCCAGCAATTTGGCATGTGCGGCTGTCACGCTGATGTTGTTGAGGATAGCCAGTATCGCTGTTTTGACATGGAAGTCACATTCTTCAAGGATGCGGCGGCAATATGCTTCGTCGCGCCCGGTTGCATGCATGGTCAGGGCGACGGTGCGTCGCAGTAGTTTGACATTAGTCGGTTTGACATCGACCATGAGGTTGCCATAGACCTTGTGCAGCCTGACCATCAAGGCGCTGGAAAAGCTGTTCAGGGCGACTTTTTGTGAGGTGCCTGCTTTCAGTCGGGTACTGCCAGAAATCACTTCGCTGCCGGTATCCAGGGTGATGCCTATCTCGGCTTGCAAAGTTACAGGTGCGCCAGGATTATTGGCAAAGCCTATGGTCAGGGCACCAGTCTGGCGCGCTGCCTGCAAGGCACCAAGCACATAGGGGTAGCGCCGGATGCGGCAATCAGCATCACCACATCATTAGCCGTCAAAGCCAGTTCCTGGATTTCTCTTGCACCTTGTGCAGCATCATCTTCTGCACCTTCGACTGCGACAAACATGGCTTGCTTTCCACCTGCCAGCAGAGACAAAGCGCGTTCGTTTGGCCATGAGAAGGTCGGTAATAATTCCACCCCATCCAGCACACCCAGGCGGCCAGAAGTGCCAGCACCCACATACACCAGGCGACCACCCGCGAGTATGCGCGGCGCGGCGGCATCCACAGCAGCTGCGATCTGTGCGGCAGCCAGGCTGACTGCACGTATGGCATTGAACTGATCATCAATGAAGGCATCAACCAGTTGTGTGGTTGGGTATAAATCCAGTCCTGTGTGGTTAACGCTAGGTGCTTCTGTATTCAGCATGGCTTGATTCCTTTTCTCTCATTACCTTATGTCCTCTGCAGACAGAGCACAAATGAAAGCTGATACCCGGCCCATAACTTCAGGTAATGCATGCGGCTGCATGAATTATTTGCAGATGCTCTTTGATCAGCTTATGCTGGCTTATCCTTAAAGCACAGATAAACCATGCAAATAAGAATGCAAATTCTTCGCCGTCACTTGATATTGATACTGGCTGCCAGCTTGCTGCTATCCGCCTGCCAGTGGGGCTGGCTGCAAGGGGGCGATACCCGCCATCAATTGATCATCTCAGTCCCCGAGCAAAAAATGGTGTTGCTGGAAGATGGCAAGCCAGTCGCGACCTATGTCATTTCTACCGCCAAACGCGGCATAGGCGATATGCCAGACAGCTATATGACACCGGGTGGCCGCATGCAGATCGCCGAGAAAATCGGCGCTGGTGTACCGCTGGGTTCAGTTTTCAAGGACCGAAAGCCTACCGGCGAGATTGTGGCTGCAGATGCACCTGGGCGTGATCCTGTGGTGACGCGCATACTGTGGTTGCGTGGCACTGAACAACGCAACCGCAATGCCTATCCACGCTTTATCTATATCCACGGCACGCCACAGGAAAGCCTGCTGGGCACGCCTGCAAGCTATGGCTGTATACGTATGCGCTCAGTAGATATTGCCGAACTGTTTGAGCGGGTGGGGGTTGGTGCGGTGGTGGATGTGCTTGAACAGCCGACAGCTAGCACAACATCTTGATTGTTTATTTGAGAATATCTTTCAGCATTTACAATTTGATGACAATTTGAGTACATTTTTGAACTGATTCAACAGAGTGGCAGGGGTATCATGAGCAAGTGTTTCTATTTTGATAACTCAAAGAAAGCTCAACATGCGCCCTACACTTCTATGCTCAAGCTTGCTACTTACACTGGTTTCTGCCTGCGGCGGGGCAGGCACTGCAGCCACAGCCACCACTCCTGACGCCAGCAAACCTCAGGCTGTCAGCACAGCCAAATCTACGCTGGCACGCAATGTCGCGCCTCAGGCCAGTGATGCTGATCTGGCCGCAGCAGTGGCCGGAAATACCGAGTTTGCTCTCAAAATCCTGCCTTTGCTGGATGCGCAGGGCGACAGTAACCTCGTCTATTCACCGTACAGCCTGACACTGGCACTGGAGATGGCAGCAGCCGGTGCTAAGGGCGATACCCTCAGTGGTATGGAAAAGGCTCTGGCTTTCCAACTGCAGCAAAGCCGTTTGCAACCAGCCCTGAATCGTCTTGATTTATTGCTGGCAGATAAAACCTCGACTGCTGCCAAACCAAATGCACAATTACCCAACCTGAATATCGCCAATGCCTTGTGGGCACAGCAAGGGTACAGTCTGCAAAGCAGCTACCTTGATGCACTCAGCGTTAATTATGGTGCTGCTGTGAACTTGCAGGATTTTGTCGGCGCTGCTGAACCATCACGTCTGACAATCAATAACTGGGTGGCTGACCAGACCCAGCAAAAAATCAAGGATCTGATACCTGCCGGTGGCATCTCACCACAGACCCGCGTGGTGCTGACAAATGCGATCTGGTTCAAGTCAGACTGGGCGCAGCCATTTACCAAAGAAGCTACGAGGAACCAGGATTTTACTGACCGCAAAGGGAATGTGAAAAATCTGCCCTTCATGAATCTGACCAGCAATTTCCCGTATGTGCAGGGCAAGGGTTATCAGGCGGTGGAGCTGCCTTATATCGATAACAAACTGGCCATGCTGGCCATCGTGCCTGATGCAGGCAAGTTTGATAGTTTTGTCCAGGGCCTGAGCAGTACGACCATCAGCGACATCACGGCAGGTTTGAAAGACAATTACATTGCCTTGAGCATGCCCAAGTTTAACTTCAGTGCCAGCCCGGCGATGAACTCCAGTCTGAGTACTCTGGGCATGGGCGCTGCCTTTGATGCAAGCAAGGCAGATTTTTCCGGGATAAGCGGTAACCGCGAATTGTCGATTTCTGGTGTCGTGCACAAAGCCTTCATCAACGTCGATGAGAAAGGAACAGAAGCTGCCGCTGCTACGGGTGTGTTGATCGGTGTCACCAGTATTAATGTGACACAACCCTTGAAGTTGACGCTGGACCGTCCTTTCCTGTTCATGATCAGGGACAGGCAGACTGGCCTCATCATTTTCATGGGCAAGCTCATGAATCCTGCTGCGAGCTAATCGCTAGATGTTTTAGTTGTAGCACATAAAAAAAACCCTTGGCATCAATCAATGCCAAGGGTTTTTTGTTTAGCTCGTTACTTGTTCGTTTTATTTGAACTTGTAATTCGCCAGCAAAGTAAATGAGCGTCCGCGTGGGTCAGCGACGCGTGGTTCCCAGGAGCTGCCTGCACCGGTATTGCTGTCATAAGTGATGGCAAACGGTGGATCGGTATTGAAGAGGTTTTTCAAACCGGCAGTCAGCGTCAGGTTCTTGATGCCGCTATAGGTCACACTCATGTTGTAGATGATGTAGGCTTTGACGTTAGGATTGTAGTTCGATGGCATGACCAGGCCACTTTGTACGCCCGGCAAGACCTGATCCTTGTAACCAGCACGGTAAATCTGCGTGAAAGTACCTGTCCAGTCACCCTGGGTGTAGTTGACAAAAGCAGTGTGCTTCCATCTCAGACCCAGGTCACCAGTGAAGGTGAAGCGGCCAACTTCGCTTACGCCATAAGGTGCGTTAGCCATAGGGCGGGATTTTTTCTCCAGCAGATAAGAACCATCCAGACCGGCAGCCCATTTGCCATTGAAAATTGCACCATTGGCTTTGGCACCAACTTCCACACCACGGGTGATGCTGGAACCGGCATTGACCCAGCGTTGATCAATGAAAGCCAATGCGCCTGTACTGTCACGCAAGAACTGATCCCTGAACAGGTCATAGTTTTGCAGCATCGTGGTCAGGTCTATGGACATGATGGAATTCTCCTTGCGGATTTCCCAGATGTCAGCATTGGCACTGAAGTTGCTGCTTGGTGCCCACACTACACCGACCGTACCTTGCTTGGCTTTTTCAGGGCCCAGCGTGGTTTTACCACCAGTCAGGATATTCGGCGTGATGGCGGCACAACCAGGTTTGCTGCTATCGACCTTCAGTGTTGGGCAGGTGGCTGGATCAGCCAGGTCTTTACCTGCATAAGGTGAATCAGTAATACCGTTAAACAACTGGTTGAATGACGGTGCGCGGAAACCTGTGTTGTACGAACCACGGAACAGCAGCGTTTCCGTCGGTGTATAACGGAAGCTTACTTTGGGATTGAAAGTGCTGCCAAAACCAGAGTAATGATCCTGGCGACCTGCAACGGTGACTTCCAGTGATTTCAAGACTGGCACCAATACCTCGGCATACACGGCGCGTATGTCGCGGCTGACCTTGGGCAAGGCATTGCTGTCATCAAATGGCGCATTCAGGATGGCAGGGCGGACACTGGATGCTCTTGCATCACCATTGAAAGTATATTCTTCCTTGCGCAAGTCAGTACCTACTGCAGCCATGACAGGGCCAGCAGGCAATTGCCAGATTTCGCCAGACAGGGCAGCATCAGCCTGGGTCAGCGTGGTTTTGCCACCATACAGCGTAACACCTGCAGCTGAGGTGCTGTTGATCAGGTCAAGCGCAGCTTGCGACTGTTTTTCACCGGGCTTGAGGAAAGGATTGATGATGCCGGTACCCAGGGCATTTGCCAGCGCAACGGTATAGTTATAGCCCGTGCCCAGTTTGGATTCGGACTGGCTGTAGGCACGCGACAGGCCAACACGGTAATCCCATTTGCCGATCTGGCCATCTGCACCCAGTTGCAAACGGGCGGCTTCTGTCTTGGTGGTGATTTCACGGTTGCCACATTCCATACAGCGCCAGCGGTAGGCAATAGGCGCACCACGGTTCGCTTCTATGCTGGGGAATACCGCAACGATGGCATTGAATACATCGTTATAGGCTGAACCTGTGCTTGGATAAAATGAAGACGCAGGGAAGTTCGTACCCGGTGACACCTGGTTGGGTGAAAAGCGTTTCGACACTTCAACCTGAGAGCCAACTGCTTCGGCAAACAACTGGTGCGTGCCTATTTTGAACG
It encodes the following:
- a CDS encoding serpin family protein; the encoded protein is MRPTLLCSSLLLTLVSACGGAGTAATATTPDASKPQAVSTAKSTLARNVAPQASDADLAAAVAGNTEFALKILPLLDAQGDSNLVYSPYSLTLALEMAAAGAKGDTLSGMEKALAFQLQQSRLQPALNRLDLLLADKTSTAAKPNAQLPNLNIANALWAQQGYSLQSSYLDALSVNYGAAVNLQDFVGAAEPSRLTINNWVADQTQQKIKDLIPAGGISPQTRVVLTNAIWFKSDWAQPFTKEATRNQDFTDRKGNVKNLPFMNLTSNFPYVQGKGYQAVELPYIDNKLAMLAIVPDAGKFDSFVQGLSSTTISDITAGLKDNYIALSMPKFNFSASPAMNSSLSTLGMGAAFDASKADFSGISGNRELSISGVVHKAFINVDEKGTEAAAATGVLIGVTSINVTQPLKLTLDRPFLFMIRDRQTGLIIFMGKLMNPAAS
- a CDS encoding L,D-transpeptidase, yielding MQILRRHLILILAASLLLSACQWGWLQGGDTRHQLIISVPEQKMVLLEDGKPVATYVISTAKRGIGDMPDSYMTPGGRMQIAEKIGAGVPLGSVFKDRKPTGEIVAADAPGRDPVVTRILWLRGTEQRNRNAYPRFIYIHGTPQESLLGTPASYGCIRMRSVDIAELFERVGVGAVVDVLEQPTASTTS
- a CDS encoding TonB-dependent receptor domain-containing protein produces the protein MKLKTIARCIALIGISAGTSGWVQAQEQPAPAPQRVEITGSSIKRIASEGALPIEVITRKQLEAAGIVTAEQFIANLNINGNGSDNLASNADVTSGAQRGNNGASSANLRGQGADSTLVLLNGRRVATHGMKGSAVDLNSIPMAAVERIEVLKDGASAIYGTDAIGGVINFILRKNYNGLEAQAFTDISQQGGGNIKRVSVVGGFGDLENDHYNVLLTATHSENDALRGDQRDFVNTFQPNRGLSVDTRGTPNATVFATSLANTILSNKSNSGPVFPGTTQVMNAINVLNLPGGAGCGAIDGMAAYDAKLWDVASSKYACAWDTGRAAVLQQPVKNDNFVGRATFKIGTHQLFAEAVGSQVEVSKRFSPNQVSPGTNFPASSFYPSTGSAYNDVFNAIVAVFPSIEANRGAPIAYRWRCMECGNREITTKTEAARLQLGADGQIGKWDYRVGLSRAYSQSESKLGTGYNYTVALANALGTGIINPFLKPGEKQSQAALDLINSTSAAGVTLYGGKTTLTQADAALSGEIWQLPAGPVMAAVGTDLRKEEYTFNGDARASSVRPAILNAPFDDSNALPKVSRDIRAVYAEVLVPVLKSLEVTVAGRQDHYSGFGSTFNPKVSFRYTPTETLLFRGSYNTGFRAPSFNQLFNGITDSPYAGKDLADPATCPTLKVDSSKPGCAAITPNILTGGKTTLGPEKAKQGTVGVVWAPSSNFSANADIWEIRKENSIMSIDLTTMLQNYDLFRDQFLRDSTGALAFIDQRWVNAGSSITRGVEVGAKANGAIFNGKWAAGLDGSYLLEKKSRPMANAPYGVSEVGRFTFTGDLGLRWKHTAFVNYTQGDWTGTFTQIYRAGYKDQVLPGVQSGLVMPSNYNPNVKAYIIYNMSVTYSGIKNLTLTAGLKNLFNTDPPFAITYDSNTGAGSSWEPRVADPRGRSFTLLANYKFK